One Hippoglossus hippoglossus isolate fHipHip1 chromosome 5, fHipHip1.pri, whole genome shotgun sequence genomic window carries:
- the pdzrn3b gene encoding E3 ubiquitin-protein ligase PDZRN3-B isoform X3, which produces MGCSLCTLQKPQEQYKLLYEVCQVNGKDLSKATHDQAVEAFRTAKEPIVVQVLRRAPHPKSVSPAADTQVSDTSTQTDITLQHIMALTKLPPASPPMMELEEYLLTEEHPAGHAYFDPNDFLEGIQQDIEREELEYEEVDLYRANIQDKLGLTICYRTDDEDEAGIYISEIDPNSIAAKDGRIREGDKIIQINGIEIQNREDAVTLLTSEGNQNISLLVARPEMQLDEGWMDDDRNDFLDDLHMDMLEQQHHQAMQFTASMLQQKKHEEDGGTTDTATLLSNHHEKDSGVGRTDESTRNDESSEQENLGDDQTTASNTLGSCRKLTYSQDTLGSTDLPFSSESFISTDYTDTDFLGIPADECERFRELLELKCQMRSSGAQGLYCQGGGAGGQDQECVDKELELLNEELRTIELECLNIVRAHKMQQLKEQCRESWMLHDSGFRNYNTSIEACHHELSDITELPEKSDKDSSSAYNTGESCRSTPLTLELSPDNSLRRGEENPAGASGSTSRLLKPVPSPVQDASGPSRSRGSSKDQDGAPQAEGKEKKLGESSKSGRSYPHSPYKHAHIPAHAQHYQSYMQLIQQKSAVEYAQSQMSLVSMCRDPITTSDMEHKTEWKVKIRSDGTRYITKRPIRDKLLRERALRIHEERSGMTTDDDAISELKMGRYWSKEERKQHAVRAKEQRQRREFMKQSRADCLKEQTYLEDKKEPNIIELSHKKMMKKRNKKIFDNWMTIQELLTHGTKSPDGTRVYNSLLSVTTV; this is translated from the exons GTCAATGGCAAGGACCTGTCCAAAGCCACCCACGACCAGGCGGTGGAGGCCTTCCGCACCGCCAAGGAGCCCATCGTGGTCCAGGTCCTGCGCCGGGCCCCTCACCCCAAATCGGTCAGCCCCGCCGCTGACACCCAGGTGTCGGACACCAGCACTCAGACCGACATCACCCTTCAGCACATCATGGCCCTCACCAAGCTGCCTCCTGCTTCACCACCCatgatggagctggaggagtATCTGCTCACAGAGGA GCATCCTGCAGGACATGCATACTTTGACCCCAATGATTTCCTGGAGGGCATTCAGCAGGACATAGAACGGGAGGAGCTGGAATATGAG GAGGTGGATTTATACCGAGCCAACATCCAAGACAAGCTCGGCCTGACCATCTGTTACAGGACTGATGACGAGGACGAGGCTGGGATCTACATTAGTGAG ATTGATCCGAACAGCATTGCTGCAAAGGACGGCAGAATAAGAGAAGGGGACAAAATCATCCAG ATCAATGGTATTGAGATCCAGAACCGGGAGGATGCTGTAACTCTGCTGACCAGTGAGGGGAACCAGAATATCTCCCTGCTGGTGGCCAGACCAGAGATGCAG CTGGATGAGGGCTGGATGGATGATGACAGGAACGACTTCCTGGATGACCTCCACATGGACatgctggagcagcagcaccatCAGGCCATGCAGTTCACTGCCAGCATGCTTCAGCAG AAGAAGCACGAGGAGGACGGAGGCACCACCGACACAGCCACGCTGCTGTCCAACCACCATGAGAAGGACAGTGGGGTTGGGCGCACAGATGAGAGCACGCGGAATGACGAGAGCTCGGAGCAGGAGAACCTAGGCGATGACCAGACCACAGCCTCCAACACGCTGGGCAGCTGCAGAAAGCTGACCTACAGCCAGGACACGCTGGGCAGCACCGACCTGCCCTTCAGCAGCGAGTCGTTCATCTCCACTGACTACACCGACACCGACTTCCTGGGCATCCCGGCTGACGAGTGCGAGCGCTTCAGGGAACTCCTGGAGCTGAAGTGCCAGATGAGGAGCAGCGGAGCCCAGGGTCTGTACTGCCAGGGCGGCGGGGCAGGAGGTCAAGACCAGGAGTGTGTGGACAAGGAGCTGGAGCTACTCAATGAGGAGCTGCGCACCATCGAGCTGGAGTGCCTGAACATCGTCCGTGCGCACAAGATGCAGCAACTGAAGGAGCAGTGCCGTGAGTCCTGGATGCTGCACGACAGCGGTTTCCGCAACTACAATACTAGCATAGAAGCTTGTCACCATGAGCTCTCAGACATCACAGAGCTGCCAGAGAAATCAGACAAGGACAGCTCCAGTGCCTACAACACTGGGGAGAGCTGCCGCAGCACGCCTCTCACGCTGGAGCTGTCTCCAGATAACTCACTccgcagaggagaagagaatcCGGCCGGGGCATCTGGCTCTACCAGCAGGTTGCTCAAACCAGTCCCGTCCCCCGTCCAGGATGCTTCTGGCCCAAGCCGCAGCAGAGGGTCCTCCAAAGATCAAGACGGAGCCCCGCAGGCGGAGGGCAAGGAGAAGAAGCTAGGAGAGTCCAGTAAGTCTGGGCGGAGCTATCCTCATTCGCCTTACAAGCACGCTCACATCCCCGCCCACGCCCAGCACTACCAGAGCTACATGCAGCTGATCCAGCAGAAATCGGCTGTGGAGTACGCCCAGAGCCAGATGAGTCTTGTCAGTATGTGCCGGGACCCAATCACAACTAGTGACATGGAGCATAAGACGGAGTGGAAGGTGAAGATCCGCAGCGATGGCACGCGCTACATCACCAAGCGCCCCATCCGGGATAAGCTGCTGAGGGAGCGCGCCCTCCGCATTCACGAGGAACGCAGCGGCATGACCACAGACGACGACGCCATAAGCGAGCTGAAGATGGGCCGCTACTGGagcaaggaggagaggaagcagcacGCCGTTCGGGCCAAGGAGCAGAGGCAGCGCCGAGAGTTCATGAAGCAGAGCCGAGCTGATTGCCTGAAGGAGCAGACCTACCTGGAGGACAAAAAGGAGCCCAACATCATCGAACTCAGCCACAAAAAgatgatgaaaaagaggaataaGAAAATATTCGACAACTGGATGACGATCCAGGAACTGCTGACTCATGGTACCAAGTCACCAGACGGCACCAGGGTTTACAACTCACTCCTGTCCGTGACCACAGTCTAA